One genomic segment of Vulcanisaeta thermophila includes these proteins:
- a CDS encoding MFS transporter has translation MGRRYVLYITMLGAGMASFLTGFLPTYAQAGIAAIILLLLLRFAVGFFLGGEYSASGIMSVESVTKWRGLASGIMQAGFDLGVFGVTFTYTIVATYLPSSAMTTIGWRIVFWSGIITTVVAFIFRGRFLTESPEWERAERVKSPYKVLFRNYWLPMITILLATMGFLYEYYVMLEPSPFILQDVLGYSAALAGLILTVLSASDAAGSVFGGVLVDLLGGSRKALLVTALILLILIYPTMYGILIGYNGWLVLLWDFIAVLPVGVMQVYIRDLLPANVRSTGTGLGYNGGTWLAAWAAIITTLMAGASTEPGPWLPAITINMVIGSVLMIISYLMAVYLVLRRRE, from the coding sequence TTGGGCAGGCGTTACGTACTTTACATAACCATGTTAGGCGCTGGAATGGCTAGTTTCCTAACGGGCTTTTTACCAACCTATGCCCAGGCTGGGATAGCCGCTATAATACTCCTTCTCTTATTAAGGTTTGCGGTGGGCTTCTTCCTTGGTGGGGAGTACTCAGCAAGTGGTATTATGAGTGTGGAGAGTGTCACTAAGTGGAGGGGACTTGCCAGTGGCATTATGCAGGCTGGTTTTGATTTGGGTGTCTTCGGTGTCACCTTTACGTACACCATAGTTGCAACATACTTACCCAGTAGTGCGATGACTACCATAGGTTGGAGAATAGTGTTCTGGAGCGGCATAATAACAACTGTAGTAGCCTTTATATTTAGAGGAAGATTCTTAACCGAATCCCCAGAATGGGAGAGAGCGGAGAGGGTTAAGAGTCCATATAAGGTTCTATTCAGGAATTACTGGCTACCAATGATAACCATCCTCCTTGCAACAATGGGATTCCTCTATGAGTACTACGTTATGCTTGAACCATCACCCTTCATACTACAGGATGTTCTAGGCTACTCAGCCGCACTAGCTGGGTTAATACTAACCGTGCTTTCAGCCAGTGATGCGGCGGGTAGTGTGTTTGGTGGTGTACTTGTGGATTTACTGGGAGGTTCCAGGAAAGCCCTACTGGTAACGGCACTGATACTCCTAATACTAATATACCCAACAATGTACGGGATATTAATTGGCTATAATGGTTGGCTCGTACTACTCTGGGATTTCATAGCCGTATTACCAGTCGGGGTTATGCAGGTCTACATTAGGGATCTTCTACCAGCCAATGTTAGATCCACTGGAACTGGTCTAGGTTACAATGGTGGTACCTGGTTAGCGGCCTGGGCAGCAATAATAACCACACTCATGGCTGGGGCATCCACAGAGCCAGGTCCTTGGCTACCCGCCATTACCATAAACATGGTGATTGGATCCGTACTAATGATCATAAGTTATCTAATGGCCGTGTACCTCGTACTAAGGAGACGTGAGTGA
- a CDS encoding radical SAM/SPASM domain-containing protein, giving the protein MEISTSCNASCVYCPRTVLRSEWVSRFMDLKLYSHVIKELLSMGSVRYVHLQGWGEPLLHPNLSSIINEVRNKVNFGLTTNGMLLNEHYARMLLESGIDVIAVTFAGAFPSTHNAIRRGCDFNILINNVRGLIKIKEMLKSDSRVIASYIMMSVNIHELPDFIELVSNLGIEEVVLDNLSYILNKGMIILRAFSDPIERKFKVYERIINLALKRARELGIKLFTYSLNCWELTECPERPTETIFININGHVSPCVFLNLPTRSNHIPRCFMGKCFKMEKIIFGNLNNNKIINIWNDKAYREFRFRFIRRHQSLTSINEFNIDLMPPDPCITCYRLYGI; this is encoded by the coding sequence GTGGAAATTTCCACATCATGCAACGCATCATGCGTTTACTGTCCACGTACGGTATTGAGGAGTGAGTGGGTTTCTAGGTTCATGGACCTTAAGTTATACAGTCACGTGATAAAGGAGTTACTAAGCATGGGGTCGGTGAGGTACGTGCACTTACAGGGATGGGGCGAACCCCTCTTACACCCCAATCTTTCAAGCATTATCAATGAGGTTCGTAATAAGGTTAATTTCGGTCTCACAACAAATGGGATGCTACTAAATGAGCATTATGCACGTATGTTGTTAGAGTCAGGGATTGACGTAATTGCAGTGACTTTCGCAGGGGCCTTCCCATCAACACATAATGCCATAAGGAGGGGTTGCGACTTCAATATTCTCATTAATAATGTAAGAGGGCTCATTAAAATTAAGGAAATGTTAAAGAGCGATTCCAGAGTAATAGCTAGTTATATCATGATGTCAGTAAATATCCACGAATTACCCGACTTCATAGAGCTGGTTAGTAACCTAGGAATTGAGGAAGTAGTGCTTGACAATCTATCGTACATATTGAATAAGGGTATGATTATATTAAGGGCATTCTCAGACCCCATAGAGAGGAAATTTAAGGTCTATGAACGTATAATTAATTTAGCACTAAAAAGGGCTAGGGAATTAGGCATTAAATTATTCACATACTCACTAAATTGCTGGGAACTCACTGAATGCCCCGAGAGGCCCACTGAAACCATATTCATAAATATTAATGGCCACGTCTCACCATGCGTCTTCCTAAATCTACCAACAAGAAGTAATCATATACCACGTTGCTTCATGGGTAAATGTTTTAAGATGGAGAAGATAATATTCGGTAATTTAAATAACAATAAAATTATAAACATATGGAATGATAAAGCTTATAGGGAATTCAGGTTTAGATTTATAAGGAGGCATCAAAGTCTTACCTCGATTAATGAATTTAACATAGACCTAATGCCGCCCGACCCATGCATTACCTGTTATAGACTATATGGAATTTAA
- a CDS encoding radical SAM protein, whose protein sequence is MDPVGRCLICGRDGIITNSIGACVNCLRERPADALAIVRRFRAKWRLSVGLPIAPPREGDYHCHVCVNECSIPRGSRGFCGVWVNDGKLRPLGGQGRLVLMTYLDPLPTNCVATPVCPAVGRGYPRFSRYKHGEYGLFNLAVFMGGCDLDCLFCQNYEHKIWIAGGKVRGRLRSVGVEELVKEALNPEVPCICYFGGDPTPHTPMLIMASRRILTESERLGQGVKRICWETNGLVNPVIMREMARLSLVSGGIVKIDWKAWTPSVYEALTGVDGEKALERLKVNTRIVAEMARERDEPPLLVVSILLVPGYIDEHEVSGIANYVAGLMREFSVNIPIVLLAFHPDHLMRDLPPTSLRHMMSAVDVVKSAGIREVYVGNEWLLGDYY, encoded by the coding sequence ATGGATCCTGTGGGTAGGTGCTTAATCTGTGGGCGTGATGGGATAATAACTAACTCCATCGGCGCCTGTGTTAACTGCCTTAGGGAGAGGCCTGCCGATGCATTGGCTATTGTTAGGAGGTTTAGGGCTAAGTGGAGGTTGAGTGTGGGTTTGCCCATCGCACCCCCCAGGGAGGGTGATTATCACTGCCATGTATGTGTAAACGAGTGCTCTATACCAAGGGGCTCCAGGGGCTTTTGTGGTGTGTGGGTTAATGATGGTAAGTTAAGGCCCCTGGGTGGCCAGGGTAGGCTTGTATTGATGACTTACCTGGATCCATTACCAACGAACTGTGTAGCCACACCAGTATGCCCGGCCGTGGGTAGGGGCTACCCCAGGTTTTCCAGGTATAAACATGGTGAGTACGGTCTCTTTAACCTGGCGGTTTTCATGGGTGGTTGTGATCTTGATTGTCTGTTTTGTCAGAATTACGAGCATAAGATCTGGATAGCGGGTGGTAAGGTAAGGGGCCGATTAAGGAGTGTGGGTGTCGAGGAGTTGGTTAAGGAGGCCCTGAACCCAGAAGTCCCCTGCATATGCTACTTCGGTGGTGATCCAACGCCACACACACCAATGTTGATCATGGCCTCGAGGAGGATACTCACCGAGAGCGAGAGATTGGGCCAGGGTGTTAAGAGGATTTGTTGGGAGACCAATGGTCTCGTTAACCCAGTCATCATGAGGGAAATGGCTAGGCTTAGCTTAGTGAGTGGTGGTATTGTTAAGATTGATTGGAAGGCATGGACACCAAGCGTCTACGAGGCATTAACTGGGGTTGATGGTGAGAAAGCCCTTGAGAGGCTGAAGGTCAATACTAGGATAGTGGCTGAGATGGCGCGGGAGAGGGATGAGCCGCCATTACTGGTGGTGAGTATACTTCTGGTCCCTGGTTATATAGATGAGCATGAGGTGAGCGGTATCGCTAATTACGTGGCAGGTTTAATGAGGGAGTTCAGCGTCAATATACCTATAGTACTACTTGCCTTTCACCCAGATCACCTCATGAGGGACCTACCACCCACTAGTCTTAGGCATATGATGAGCGCCGTTGATGTAGTTAAGTCCGCTGGCATCAGGGAGGTGTATGTGGGAAATGAGTGGTTACTCGGTGATTACTACTAA
- a CDS encoding elongator complex protein 3, which yields MGINRLVDRVKPTRTISGVSPVAIMVQPVSCPFNCTYCPGGKVTNTPKSYLPDSPVVLRAAPLNYDPYKQVMARLRQYEALGHPVSKVELIIMGGTFTALPIEYQLWFVGNAYKAINDYPYPGGSVDNPDIELEQRRNEGARVRVVALTIETRPDFARPRHIDLLLRLGTTRVEIGVQSIYDDVLKRVRRGHGVKEVIEATQYLKDAAYKVCYHIMPGLPGSTPERDLEMVRTIFSDPSFMPDCVKVYPTFVVRGTELHNQWLRGEYRSYDAETWRWLLTRIMASIPRWVRVMRFGRDIPLHWVVDGPRIGNMREVVLREMEREGLRCVEIRCREVGHRYVKRGLIPSPRELRINRVDYEASGGHEVFLEVVDDEDTLYGILRLRIPSDNAHRPEIRIGRAALIRELHVYGPELPVGSKAVENIWWQHKGLGRALMAEAEHIALGEFNAHRMFVISGVGVREYYRELGYRKYPGSFYMFKNLKRNILSRGFIDELSENLIID from the coding sequence GTGGGAATTAACAGGCTCGTTGATAGGGTTAAGCCCACGAGGACCATTTCCGGGGTCTCCCCAGTGGCTATAATGGTCCAGCCTGTCTCGTGCCCATTCAACTGCACATACTGCCCAGGGGGTAAGGTAACGAATACACCAAAGTCATACCTACCCGACTCACCCGTGGTCCTTAGGGCGGCGCCGCTGAATTACGACCCGTATAAACAGGTAATGGCTAGGCTAAGGCAGTACGAAGCCCTGGGTCACCCAGTGTCCAAGGTGGAGCTGATAATAATGGGCGGCACATTCACCGCACTACCCATTGAGTACCAACTTTGGTTCGTGGGCAATGCGTACAAGGCGATCAATGACTACCCATACCCAGGGGGTTCCGTGGACAACCCAGACATTGAGCTTGAGCAAAGGCGTAATGAGGGGGCCAGGGTTAGGGTGGTGGCGCTAACCATAGAGACAAGGCCGGACTTCGCAAGGCCAAGGCACATAGACCTACTCCTTAGGCTCGGGACCACCAGGGTTGAGATTGGCGTTCAGTCCATCTACGATGACGTACTCAAACGCGTGAGGCGTGGGCACGGTGTTAAGGAGGTGATTGAGGCCACGCAGTACCTCAAGGACGCCGCATACAAGGTGTGCTACCACATAATGCCCGGGCTCCCAGGCTCAACCCCAGAGCGTGACCTGGAGATGGTGAGGACGATATTCAGCGACCCATCCTTCATGCCCGATTGCGTGAAGGTCTACCCCACATTCGTTGTCAGAGGCACAGAACTACACAACCAGTGGTTGAGGGGTGAGTACAGGAGTTACGATGCAGAGACCTGGCGCTGGTTGTTGACTAGGATAATGGCATCAATACCCAGGTGGGTGAGGGTTATGAGGTTTGGCAGGGACATACCACTGCACTGGGTGGTTGATGGCCCGAGGATTGGCAATATGAGGGAAGTGGTTCTCAGGGAGATGGAGAGGGAGGGCTTGAGGTGCGTGGAGATTAGGTGCCGTGAGGTGGGGCACAGGTACGTTAAGAGGGGCTTAATACCAAGCCCCAGGGAGTTGAGGATTAACAGGGTTGACTACGAGGCGTCCGGCGGTCATGAGGTGTTCCTGGAGGTTGTGGATGATGAGGACACGCTCTACGGAATACTTAGACTAAGGATACCCAGTGACAACGCCCATAGGCCCGAGATTAGGATTGGTAGGGCAGCCCTGATTCGGGAGCTCCATGTCTACGGCCCTGAGTTACCCGTGGGTAGTAAGGCTGTGGAGAACATCTGGTGGCAGCATAAGGGCCTTGGTAGGGCGTTAATGGCCGAGGCGGAGCACATAGCGCTGGGGGAGTTCAATGCCCACAGGATGTTCGTAATCTCGGGGGTTGGGGTTAGGGAGTACTACAGGGAGTTGGGTTACCGCAAGTACCCAGGCTCCTTCTACATGTTCAAAAACCTAAAAAGGAACATCCTCAGCAGGGGCTTCATTGACGAGTTGAGTGAAAACTTAATAATTGACTAA
- the speB gene encoding agmatinase: MASWEPGRPIDALKSPRFTQIITFARLPFTRNLRDNNVLGVFLGVPFDGGATFYVGARFGPQYIRSESRILRPYNAELDVYPFKVLRAVDYGDVDVIPVSITKTLDGIEEVVKDVINQGATLFIAGGDHSITLGVLRAIGKMFKPILLHFDSHLDYWDEYWGEKYTHGTWVRRAIEEGLIAQVVQVGIRGTQYDKSDFNYPRESPVPIRVIMMREVEERGIEWLISELRSLEGNVYVSFDIDVVDPAYAPGTGTREPGGFTSNEVLRIIRSLADAKINLVGFDVVEVAPPLDVANITSLLAANILYQAMSVKSKLMLKNY; this comes from the coding sequence ATGGCATCCTGGGAACCAGGCCGGCCCATAGATGCACTCAAATCCCCACGTTTTACTCAAATAATAACATTCGCGAGGCTCCCATTCACTAGGAATCTGAGGGATAATAATGTTCTAGGGGTATTTCTTGGTGTTCCATTTGATGGTGGCGCAACGTTTTATGTGGGTGCTAGGTTTGGGCCTCAATACATTAGATCCGAGTCGAGAATCCTAAGGCCCTATAATGCTGAATTAGACGTATACCCATTCAAGGTCCTTAGGGCTGTGGATTACGGTGATGTTGATGTTATACCCGTAAGCATAACCAAAACTCTGGATGGGATTGAGGAAGTAGTAAAGGACGTAATTAATCAGGGAGCCACACTATTCATAGCGGGTGGTGATCATAGCATAACATTGGGTGTATTAAGGGCTATAGGTAAAATGTTTAAACCCATACTTCTACACTTTGACTCACACCTTGACTATTGGGATGAGTATTGGGGTGAGAAGTATACCCATGGTACATGGGTTAGGAGGGCTATTGAGGAGGGATTGATAGCCCAGGTTGTGCAGGTAGGTATAAGGGGCACTCAATACGATAAGTCCGACTTTAACTATCCCAGGGAATCTCCAGTACCCATTAGAGTAATAATGATGCGTGAGGTCGAAGAGAGGGGAATTGAGTGGTTAATAAGCGAATTAAGGAGCCTCGAGGGGAATGTGTATGTCTCATTTGATATAGACGTAGTAGACCCAGCCTATGCGCCGGGTACTGGGACCAGGGAGCCAGGGGGATTTACGAGTAATGAAGTTCTCAGGATAATAAGGAGCTTAGCCGATGCTAAAATAAACCTAGTGGGCTTTGATGTTGTTGAAGTAGCGCCACCATTGGATGTAGCAAACATAACAAGTTTATTAGCGGCAAACATACTATACCAGGCAATGTCTGTAAAATCAAAACTAATGCTCAAAAACTACTAA
- a CDS encoding urocanate hydratase, which yields MSVPQRYRGRPIEELISSGYYDPETRTVRAIKGHELHVHSRDWQLEGPLRMLFHVLDPEVAKDPKNLVVYGGTGKAARSWEDFEAIVDALLTMDSEDTLVIQSGQPVAIFKTDKRAPRIVMSNAMLVPKWADWKIFWELEAKGLISFHQMTAGCWAYIGTQGILQGTYETIGYAADRHFGGSLEGRLVVSAGLGNMGGAQPLAIKMLGGVALIADVDPRMIKRMIDTGYLDTWTDNLDRAIDMALEAKEKRQATSIGVLANAVDLLERLVKDNIVPDILTDQTPAHDPLSYVPQGLTVEQAEQLRRSDPERYIIMAKETMKRHVQLMLELQRRGAVTFEYGNNLRKQAYDAGVEDAFKIPGQMEFLRPMFEEGRGPFRWTSLVGDPNDIYKLDDVLLTLFENRNPRLARWIKNAHRYVKFQGLPARVVYLGYGERALFGKMVSEMVRRGELSGPIWFGRDHLDSGSVASPYRETEGMLDGSDAIGDWPILNYALNTAVGATWTCFHHGGGVGIGYAIHAGFGMVVDGTELAEEKALKVFTVDPGIGVVRHAHAGYPKSLMVAREKGIRIPIIDRLEEKSKRVIEEAFREGRITKYTYDRVKKDLEEYEARKQNYRAY from the coding sequence ATGTCGGTACCCCAGAGGTACAGGGGTAGGCCTATTGAGGAGCTTATATCCTCGGGTTATTATGATCCCGAAACCAGGACTGTGCGTGCTATTAAGGGTCATGAGCTCCATGTACATAGCCGTGACTGGCAGTTGGAGGGTCCCCTACGGATGTTGTTTCATGTTCTTGATCCCGAGGTGGCCAAGGATCCTAAGAACCTGGTTGTCTATGGTGGTACTGGCAAGGCTGCCAGGTCTTGGGAGGATTTTGAGGCCATTGTTGATGCGTTACTCACCATGGATAGTGAGGATACGTTGGTTATACAAAGTGGGCAGCCCGTGGCTATTTTCAAGACTGATAAGAGGGCCCCTAGGATTGTCATGAGCAATGCCATGCTTGTCCCCAAGTGGGCTGATTGGAAGATTTTCTGGGAGCTTGAGGCTAAGGGTCTAATTAGCTTTCATCAAATGACCGCTGGCTGCTGGGCCTACATTGGCACCCAGGGTATTCTTCAGGGCACATACGAGACCATTGGCTATGCGGCCGATAGGCACTTCGGTGGCTCCCTTGAGGGTAGGTTGGTGGTCTCGGCGGGGCTGGGTAACATGGGTGGTGCCCAGCCCCTGGCAATAAAGATGCTTGGTGGCGTAGCCCTGATTGCGGATGTGGATCCCCGGATGATTAAGAGGATGATTGACACGGGCTACTTGGATACGTGGACTGACAACCTGGACAGGGCCATTGACATGGCCCTTGAGGCTAAGGAGAAGAGGCAGGCCACAAGTATTGGCGTCCTGGCCAATGCGGTGGACCTACTGGAGAGACTCGTTAAGGATAACATAGTCCCTGACATCCTCACGGACCAAACCCCAGCCCATGACCCACTTTCCTACGTTCCCCAGGGACTCACTGTGGAGCAGGCGGAGCAGTTGAGGAGAAGTGACCCTGAGAGGTACATTATTATGGCTAAGGAAACCATGAAGAGGCATGTGCAGTTAATGCTCGAGCTTCAGAGGAGGGGTGCGGTGACCTTTGAGTACGGTAATAACCTGAGGAAGCAGGCGTATGATGCCGGTGTTGAGGATGCCTTCAAGATACCGGGCCAGATGGAGTTCCTAAGGCCCATGTTTGAGGAGGGGCGTGGACCCTTCAGGTGGACCAGCCTGGTGGGTGACCCCAACGACATCTATAAACTGGATGATGTATTACTGACATTGTTTGAGAATAGGAATCCGAGGCTTGCCAGGTGGATTAAGAATGCCCATAGGTACGTTAAGTTCCAGGGATTACCAGCCAGGGTTGTTTACCTGGGCTATGGTGAGAGGGCATTGTTTGGTAAGATGGTTAGTGAGATGGTTAGGAGGGGCGAGTTAAGTGGGCCCATTTGGTTCGGCCGTGATCACCTGGACAGTGGTTCCGTGGCCTCGCCCTACAGGGAGACCGAGGGAATGCTTGACGGTAGCGACGCGATTGGTGACTGGCCCATACTCAACTACGCCCTGAACACGGCGGTTGGCGCAACCTGGACCTGCTTCCACCATGGTGGTGGCGTGGGCATTGGCTACGCCATACACGCGGGCTTCGGTATGGTGGTTGACGGCACCGAACTTGCGGAGGAGAAGGCGCTCAAGGTCTTCACGGTAGATCCAGGCATAGGTGTTGTTAGGCATGCCCATGCAGGCTACCCCAAGTCGCTCATGGTGGCTAGGGAGAAGGGAATTAGGATACCCATAATTGATAGGTTGGAGGAGAAGAGCAAGCGCGTCATTGAGGAGGCGTTCAGGGAGGGTAGAATAACGAAGTACACCTACGATAGGGTTAAGAAGGATCTTGAGGAGTACGAGGCCAGGAAGCAGAATTATAGGGCATATTAA
- a CDS encoding VIT1/CCC1 transporter family protein, with the protein MQFSVSPDEVIEYYRDELTDAEIYKALANVEKDPRLKEELIKLSNYETQHAKFWSEVARAMNLDVSNIKPSKFMVSYSVVIRRLLGLGFLVKLRESAEVEAIRRYGEAVRRRALGPLTDRLREILLDEVAHEEVFREVGSRFEGLIENIRDAMYGMSDGLVEVLAAVAGLAPVVVNPILITLAGLIVGAAGTLSMAVGAYMSTKAQQDIRETKLSKLDIELENLDVEDRSRRVKNALVSMGLNEGEAQEVASMISTDLNVSKKITAAGEIGYLEEALESPGRSALYTGIFYLIGALLVIAPFPLLGHLIGNVYSLFISIILVAIAQGISGLITAISGSGKVMRTIALNIALSLGAAGATYALGTAAHTLFGLSIT; encoded by the coding sequence ATGCAGTTTAGCGTAAGTCCTGATGAGGTTATTGAGTACTATAGGGATGAGTTAACGGATGCCGAGATCTATAAAGCGTTGGCCAATGTGGAGAAGGACCCGAGGCTTAAGGAGGAGTTAATCAAACTATCCAATTACGAGACCCAACACGCCAAGTTCTGGAGTGAGGTTGCCAGGGCCATGAATCTAGACGTTAGTAACATCAAACCCTCTAAATTCATGGTCTCCTACTCAGTAGTTATAAGGAGGCTCCTTGGGCTGGGCTTCCTAGTAAAGCTTAGGGAGAGCGCTGAGGTGGAGGCTATTAGGAGGTATGGAGAGGCCGTTAGGAGGAGGGCCCTGGGGCCACTCACGGATAGACTCAGGGAGATACTACTCGACGAGGTGGCCCATGAGGAGGTGTTTAGGGAGGTGGGGAGTAGGTTTGAGGGCCTCATTGAGAACATTAGGGATGCAATGTATGGGATGAGTGACGGGTTAGTGGAGGTGCTGGCCGCTGTGGCTGGTTTAGCGCCCGTGGTGGTTAACCCAATACTCATAACACTGGCTGGGTTGATCGTGGGGGCCGCGGGCACGTTATCCATGGCCGTGGGAGCCTACATGTCCACTAAGGCCCAGCAGGATATTAGGGAGACTAAGCTATCCAAGTTGGATATTGAGCTTGAGAACCTGGACGTGGAGGATAGGTCCAGGAGGGTTAAGAATGCCCTGGTGAGTATGGGCCTAAATGAGGGTGAGGCCCAGGAGGTCGCCTCCATGATATCCACGGACCTAAACGTTAGTAAGAAAATAACCGCGGCCGGTGAGATTGGTTATTTAGAGGAGGCCCTTGAAAGCCCCGGCAGGTCAGCGCTTTACACGGGTATTTTCTACTTAATAGGCGCATTACTGGTGATAGCACCATTCCCATTACTGGGCCACCTAATAGGTAATGTGTACTCGTTATTCATATCAATAATACTCGTAGCCATAGCCCAGGGAATAAGTGGGTTGATCACGGCAATATCAGGTAGTGGTAAGGTTATGAGGACCATAGCCCTAAACATAGCACTATCCCTAGGAGCTGCAGGAGCCACATATGCCCTAGGCACAGCCGCGCATACGCTATTTGGGCTATCAATAACGTGA
- a CDS encoding carbon-nitrogen hydrolase family protein: protein MRDELRVLVTQTRRFDDLREGVNWLRSVINAEADLIVLPENWIGIRALTEGEFHEYVDELSVIARELNALVIGGSAYVDVNGRVKSICPMVGAKGLINYSEKIFPSRATGERLRVSGGDRLGIVEMHGWLIGCVICVDAMYPEITRALARYGVHVIANPSSISEDRVNFWRSLGLVRAFENSAYYVASMGTGYKYPDGRNVVGGSFVASPNGTYPLLAPTGVEGAWNVTLSSAEVNYARQRRGYIEDLLSNAHANVRVSITGY from the coding sequence ATGAGGGATGAGTTGAGGGTATTAGTGACACAAACGAGGAGATTCGATGACTTACGGGAGGGGGTTAATTGGCTCAGGAGTGTTATCAATGCTGAGGCGGACCTAATAGTCCTACCAGAGAATTGGATAGGCATAAGGGCACTCACAGAGGGTGAATTTCACGAGTACGTTGATGAGTTAAGCGTTATAGCCCGTGAGTTAAACGCCCTAGTAATTGGCGGCTCCGCCTACGTTGACGTGAACGGTAGGGTGAAGAGTATATGCCCCATGGTCGGGGCCAAGGGCCTAATTAACTACTCAGAGAAGATATTCCCATCAAGGGCCACTGGGGAGAGGTTGAGGGTTAGTGGTGGTGATAGGCTTGGCATTGTGGAAATGCATGGTTGGCTCATTGGCTGCGTGATATGTGTCGATGCCATGTACCCGGAAATCACAAGGGCGTTGGCTAGGTACGGGGTTCACGTAATAGCAAACCCAAGCAGCATAAGTGAGGACAGGGTTAACTTCTGGCGATCCCTTGGCCTGGTGAGGGCCTTCGAGAACTCAGCCTACTACGTTGCCTCGATGGGCACGGGGTATAAATACCCAGACGGGCGCAATGTGGTGGGCGGCTCATTCGTTGCAAGCCCCAATGGCACGTACCCACTCCTGGCCCCCACGGGCGTTGAGGGTGCCTGGAACGTAACACTGAGTAGTGCTGAGGTGAATTACGCAAGGCAGAGGAGGGGCTACATAGAGGACCTGCTGAGCAACGCACACGCCAATGTGAGGGTGAGTATTACCGGGTATTGA